In Triticum urartu cultivar G1812 chromosome 6, Tu2.1, whole genome shotgun sequence, the following proteins share a genomic window:
- the LOC125513442 gene encoding protein FAR1-RELATED SEQUENCE 5-like, translating into MPGTTHRWCKWHVLRKAKEHLGPHYTKRSDFRAALHKVVNEMLTVDEFEAAWADLLDRYKLHNNTFLIQIFEVMHKWAKPYFSGKFCAKQTSTQRSESANHLLKGYIPPACPMNLFVKQYSKFQFDREAEEGFQEKRTRLGGVVLRYNFPREEHASQVYTRTMFEMFGQALYHAVRYDVEEVERGTRYHVRHIEAEKREKWCREMHTVDVHEGGARYTGECGLFEHMGMLCCHDIKVLLHLGVRKIPSFHVMKRWTIDACDNLPLHLIHYQKDQGPPRLSSYRHTALHLTALEFVQLGDSNVDAFDRAMDILIAGKAELTVLAAIKDGKSLVDQTQVGESANPTMTMMADGAHQEDERSEMFISTECGLGSVSVGGDSRHPLSTLLAPDRKKQKGRPTTVRDKPGYEIKYARSRFCTVCREKGHKSTTCPRRGDLLKKPRKIPTCGNCGVAGHKKTSCFNPVLPFVKRPRDGPVE; encoded by the exons ATGCCTGGTACCACACACCGCTGGTGTAAGTGGCATGTGCTTCGGAAGGCGAAAGAGCACCTCGGGCCGCATTACACGAAACGGAGTGATTTTAGGGCGGCGTTGCACAAGGTTGTCAATGAAATGCTAACTGTCGATGAGTTCGAAGCTGCTTGGGCTGATCTGCTTGACAGATACAAGCTCCACAACAACACCTTCCTGATCCAGATTTTCGAGGTTATGCACAAGTGGGCAAAACCTTATTTTAGTGGCAAGTTCTGTGCGAAGCAAACTAGTACACAAAGGAGCGAAAGTGCGAACCATTTGTTGAAGGGCTACATTCCCCCGGCTTGCCCCATGAACCTATTTGTGAAACAATACAGCAAGTTTCAGTTCGACCGAGAAGCTGAAGAAGGGTTCCAAGAGAAGAGAACAAGGCTG GGCGGTGTAGTTCTCCGATACAATTTTCCTCGGGAAGAGCATGCGAGCCAGGTGTACACCCGGACGATGTTTGAGATGTTTGGTCAGGCTTTGTACCATGCGGTAAGATATGATGTCGAGGAAGTCGAACGAGGCACGAGGTACCATGTGCGGCACATTGAAGCTGAGAAGCGAGAGAAGTGGTGCCGCGAGATGCATACTGTCGATGTCCATGAAGGTGGCGCTCGGTACACAGGCGAATGCGGCTTGTTTGAGCACATGGGGATGCTTTGTTGCCATGATATCAAG GTTCTTCTTCATTTGGGGGTGCGGAAGATACCTAGCTTTCATGTAATGAAGCGATGGACAATAGATGCCTGCGACAACTTGCCGCTTCACCTCATCCATTACCAGAAAGATCAAGGCCCTCCGCGGTTGTCATCCTACCGGCATACTGCACTACACCTGACAGCACTCGAGTTTGTGCAGCTCGGTGACAGCAATGTTGATGCATTCGATAGAGCAATGGACATTTTAATTGCAGGCAAGGCTGAACTGACCGTTTTGGCAGCGATCAAAGATGGGAAAAGTTTGGTTGACCAAACCCAAGTTGGAGAGTCAGCCAATCCAACCATGACTATGATGGCAGACGGCGCGCATCAAGAAGATGAGCGTTCTGAGATGTTCATCTCAACTGAATGTGGCCTTGGATCTGTCTCTGTGGGAGGTGATTCCAGGCATCCATTATCCACTTTATTGGCCCCTGATAGGAAGAAGCAGAAGGGTAGGCCGACAACGGTGAGGGACAAGCCTGGATATGAGATCAAATACGCGCGATCAAGATTTTGCACTGTTTGTAGAGAGAAAGGGCACAAGAGCACGACGTGCCCCCGCAGGGGGGACCTTCTTAAGAAACCCCGCAAAATCCCTACATGTGGCAATTGCGGTGTGGCTGGGCACAAGAAAACAAGTTGTTTCAACCCAGTGTTGCCGTTTGTGAAGAGGCCTCGCGACGGACCAGTGGAATGA